The nucleotide window ACAGGTTCCTCTCTAGCAGGAGAATGAGAAGTTTCCTTGTTAATAGGATCAGTTACAGCAAAATCTCGGCTCTCTTCATTGGGGAGTGACTCAACACCATGTATAGCCTCAGAAGAAATGTAAGCATCATTTgctttgataaaaaaatcaaaagcagaATGAGATATTTTACACTGTCCATGCTTATCTTCATTCCAGTTTGATACACCAAGTGGATGTTCTTCAAAATCAATAccattaataaatttatcagAATTTCATGTCAACATAGTTATCATAGCCTATaagagaaagggaaggaaaaaagaaaaaaaaaagggatgcATGAGAATGAATGATGAACAGGGTATAtaaacattatatttttttttacaccCAAAATGCAGTTAATAACATATACTAATAAACTAAAGTCAACATTTGATCAGATTCTTTATCCTGAAACAGAAAAAATTGGCTAAACACTTAAAACAGTTGAGGGGCAGTATCTCAGAATCACAGTGCTTTTATTGCAGGAAGAAATCTTGGAAGCTGCTTTGGTGGCCAGTAAAGAGTAACTACTATAAATTGAACCTTTTATGGTTAGGTGTCTTACAGGCTTGTTGTTGACACAGGATTATACCAGTAAAAGGTATTTCACTCCAAAATGGAGAAATTGGCTCTCAACAGGTAATTTTCCCATGCTTGTTAATAAAGAACAACGAGAACGTTTTGTAACAAACCTGGTATTCATAAGGGATAATTGCACAAGAAAATGCTCTCTGAATTTATAACAATGAAATTGTAACACTGAAATTGCAAGAAGCAGTACAATGTGTTCGCACTTCGAGAGGCCAAATTTCTCCTATTGTTGAGTATTTGAGAGACTCAACACTCTCCTAAGTCATAAACCTGGTTCCTTCCTATTCCAAGATATCCCCCCATCCCCTTATATAATTCCCACCCTCCTGCTAGCAACTTCTTTTCAGTTCAATCACAAGGAATACCAAAAATGTCACATTGCCATCTAAACCAAAACCAACATTTCCATCCTACAATACAATGTACAGTGATTCACATCAAATGCAAAATGGGGCAAGCACAGAGCAAAACACAGATAGATAGATACCGGAGTAACCATGGCCGCCACTAATCCACAAGCTGAAGAGTAAGATTAAGCCCCAGAGAACAAATACCAATGAGATTGAAACTTTATACAACTGTTGTTGTTTGCTCCCATCTGTGTTATTCTTATTAGGCTTTTCTAAACCAAAAGCTCTTCTTTCCAACAGAAGAGCTTTACGAGTTCTCTGCATTGTACATCAATCCAAACTCAGTACCCAATAAAACAACTAAATTAAACCcctgcaacaacaacaacaacaacgaaaaaaaaataaataaatagatacagaaccaaactaattaatttaactaatcaatcaacaaaataaataaataaataaataaaacacctGTTAATTAGTTTGCCACAGGAAACGGATTAAGAAAAGAAGGAAACTGAAAAGGGAGAAGTTGGATCTGAGAGAGAGGAAGCTGAAACGATCACATTAGAAGGATAATATAATATGATATGTGAAAATTGGATCGAGAAAGGGGATTATGCAATTGTGTTGTGACCTAAGTATATGGGATTGGGTTAGGGTTGGTTTCAAGTTTCATAAAAAACCGAAGGATTTTGGCGTTGACGGATTGGGGGATCTGTGAATTTGGCTCTGCTGTGTGTTGCTTGAGAAGCAGATGGAGAATGATTGCGAGTTAAGTCACACGCAAAGCAAGCGCGCGTGTAAGCATCACCCTTCCTTCGCCATCTACCATACATGAGCTTCTACCTTATTATTAGAGTAAACGAGAAATTGATGATTCCTATTGGaactaatattatattaatcatGTACAATGTGTacgataaattaaaaaaaaaattaaattattaattaattatttaattttaaattttaaaatttgaaaattaaaactagTATTTAAATTCATTCACACTGTATacgattatttttaattttactgtAATCTTTAATATACGTCCAAAATTTACTGTTATTTTTTCCAATTCTCATCTCGAGTCACTAAAATTTTCGCCGGCCATACCGAGGCCGTCGCATCCTCCTACCGGCACCGTTCTCACTTTCGCTAGTCAACCCGATGCGTCACGTCTTCCGACGCTCAGCCTAACGTTGTTACCGCTATTTTCGTGCCTCTCTTCTAAATCGGCTTCTCTTTTTTCCATTCTTTCAAGCCTATACCAccatgctcttcttctttttcggaTCCAAGCATGATTAGCTTCTTTCATGATTTGAGCTCTATGCTCTACATCAGTGTCGCTTTTATCATGACTAATCCTTTAAAATTATGTTTCACCACAATAATAGTTTCTTCTGtttattcatcttcttcttctattttaatggtCAATTTAGGATGGTAATTTTAGTAGGTATGcggataattattttatttttatatagatgattattttaattggattgggtttagttatatataattaaaatatgttagatgttcaattcattaggtatgcgaatgattatttttatccttaagtggatggttatttttattaagggtGAGTGGCGTGTGACAAGCTAAGTAGCGATGGTGAAATGGGATGATTATTAATGAAGGTGGGGTGGCCGCcggttgaaaaagaagagagtattgGAGGATTTtagatggttattttttttgaaataactaaCTGTGTTTTTtacaaatttgaaatttgaaatttgatgtgaaataactaaataatagtttttaaatttattattttgtgggtaattttcatttttaactCATATTGGGCCAAATAAGcagcccattgtacacattgtacaaatatctCATTGACTCCCTAACGggattcttttttatttcgaGTGGACTCATCGTTGTTGAATCCTagctcttcttctttcctttgaGGATTCGAAGAAAACGACGTTGTTATGTtcttcaatattattattattattattattattattattatttgttaacaAAGATGTCTTAAGAATATTCAAGactttttttaaaaccaatttgGGGTATGTGTAAGAGACTCATGTTTCCATGGCAAGGTTAACTGAACCAAAGTAAAACGTTAGTTTACCTTAAATTTTATGgctttattatttgaatttaattttaatatattattattttatgagtGTTATATGTGCATCTAATTACACatcataacataaataaaaataactattttttacattaataaataataacataaataatcatccaaaaaaataaatgtaattgtaaaatttctttattattattttgccGACTAAAAGTAATTTTGACGACTACCAATTAAACATTTGTATCTATACTTTTCCGCCAAAAAGGTCATTTTGTCCATCCCATTTTCAAAGAGATGCGCGGTTATATAGTTCTATTCCACTCCCTCATAATTTCTTAAACCACCTCGAgtatcttcaaaaatcaaaactcaTTCTCTCCTAATCTCTTAGCTTTTTCAGCAACCAAAGGATCTGCAACGAGAACAATCGAAGTGTCACTAGTGAGAGAAGGGTGGTGCGAAGAAAAAATTATGGGTCAGTCTGCAAGGGTGTTGCATCTATGAACAGAGCGGGTTTTAAGGGGGGCAACGGGCAAGTGTACACCATGAccccaaaaaattttaaaactttgaaattatattatataatatatattactaatcTAGTGGTCAACTAATGTACTTGTAGTTCCAATCATAGttatcgaaaaaaaaaaatataggtatCAATATATTATATGCTAAtttattatcaataataattaattattatattttaaatatatgtataaagaGATACATCCAGAAAATACATTTATAAAAACACTTCTATTAGACACAaccataaaaaagatatttttattaaacataTCTACAAAaacacttctattaaacacaatTATAACACATAAACCTTAACGGTTAAATTTTAATGGTGTTGCATTTTTCCAATAAAAAGTAAgattaatagtcaaattagttTGACAAAAGGGTAAttctctttgaaaatttttatcatttaaattaatcctttaaaaattataaattaatcatttttgtTATTCCGCCACTCAATTAATAGTTTTCGTCAATGattaatgatataaaatattaattgataGCATACATGACACATAACATGTCTAATTAActatatttatgaaaatttttcaaatatataaacCATAATCCTAATATAACTTAACaacactaaattaataaatctttataaatatatttgtttatcatctaattaaatatgttaaatgTCGTATATAATGTAAGTTAACAAATAACTAAAAgacaagtaattaatttataaatttttgaaaaacaaataattaatttataaatctttaaaaagtcaatttgattaataaaatctTTCAAAGACAAACTTGAAGAACAAGTAATCTTTTAACGATTAATTTGACTAAATGTACAAGCAACCATATCCAAAAGCTACAACTATTTTGTTCacgatattaattaaaatcgcGAGTAGAAAAAAATAACCGTGATCCTTGTCATAAATTGTTCGGTTATGAGAGACATCTAAAGTGATGCATCATAATAATGAAAGCTTGCGTATCCTAAATTCCTAATGGGTATTCTGGCTTATACAAATTACTACCGCAGCATTCCCCATTATTTGATCCATGAAGGAGCACATATTCCGCCTTTTGCGGcaacaaaaaggaaaataagaagCATAAAATTATCAAcataaaatttagttaatagTCATAATATACAATACCATTAAAGAAAACTACCCAAACATAAAAACTCAATACCCTTTCTAGCAAAACCCATATAGATATCTCCCTTTATCTTAGTCATAAAACCCACTTAAGATCAAACAATacaaattacaacaagagataAAATTCAAAGTAAATATCAAACCACAATACctcaatttaaaaagaaaaagccgAGTTTGGAAAATGACATGATGTGGAGAAGCAAGAGAAATGAGATGCAACAAGGACACTCTGAATGTGCACCAGCATGTTTAGCGATAGTACATGAGCTGCTGTCTTGATGAATTACCAGCATATCCGTCATACATGGCTTGGGATCCCCCGGAGTTTATACCCATTGATGCAGGAGCTAGGCCATGTTGTCCAGACATCTGCAGAAGAGCTTGACCTGAAAGGCCGGATACAGCAGCTTGACTCAAGGCCAGCTGGCGTTGATACGCCAACAACTCAGCAGGAGAATAGCCTTGGTTCATCCCTGCAGTAGGAAGTATTTGATATGGTTGAGCAGGAGGAGGCAGAGGATTTGAAGCTGTTCCAGGAGGAGTTGGCTTGCTGCCCCATGAACACTGCACAAACCAATGAAATTACATTTTATTCACACAAACACGGAAACATGCCGAATTTTGGTGTGCTTCGCAACCATGGAATTTCATTAAACtcattcattttcattttcaattcaaacaaaataataaaatgagtccTATCATTCCATGACATATTGACATGAATGCTATATGTATAGACTTGTCATCTGAATCAAAATCCCAAACCCTCCTATATGTGACGTCTCTTTTGCGGATGAGGTCAGGTCATTGGCACGGATGGGTGCATGTATGGGTCTAATGTCTAAACATGTAAGAAACATCATCATCTACTGGCAAATAAGAAAGAAGGATGGCATCCTCACTCACTTAAGAACCTAAATAGATAGATAAGCAGCAAGTGGCAGATTTCTCACCTTCATAGACTTCCCACGAACTATTCTTCCATTAGCCATCTGAATGGCCAATGCTGCTTCCTCATGAGTGTTGTATCTGACAAATCCAAAACCTTTATCCCTCTGAACTCGAACCTCCTCAATAACTCCAGCCCCCAGTGCATGAAATTGACAGTGGAGTTCAGCTTGTGTTACCTGTAACAAAATACCACATTTGTAGAGATATGGTGAATCAGTTATCAAGAAAAATGTGGACAGAACAATTCAAAGTGCTCAAGAAATTGCAACTTTGCAAGACAGAccaacattcagaccattactgcCAGTCTTGACAGAGATATTCAttgataattataaatatgattTATCTAGAACACAGTACAAGGTTTTCTTATTGATATTGTATTCATCGATAAGTAGATGCAAATATTACAATTAACTCAAATCTCAACCATGACTTCAAATTGCAGAGACATTGCATGAGTTTGGGAAGGTTCCAAACAGAAAAACCAAACATGTTGTTAGACTAGTCTACGCTATCAGTCAAGTTCAAGACCAAGAACAAACTTGAATTTTAACTACACTAGTCCAAGGTCAAGTCAGTCATAATTTTGCAGCCCTAGGCATGTCTATATCACTAATCACATGCAGCAAGGCACTTGTGCAGTTGGAAAGATTGGAGCAAAATACTATTGCAAACACTGTCAAATTCTTTTGGTATATTGGTTTTATCAAATGTCAAACTGATTACTGGATCATGAtacagaaaacagaaaatacaAGGGTTTTTACATACATATCATTCAAAAATATGCATGCTGTAAAAACTCATAGAAGATTATACTTAGACGATTCGCACAAACCAAACCATATAATTACATGCTTTTCAATATTTCTTGAACAAAGGAATGAAATTTTTAAGTTATGCACAAATGTATGTGGAAACATAATGATAGCATTTCATTCTTCAATTACTATACATACATCATGGGGAAGGTTGCCAACATAAACAGTGGTGTATGCAGGATTGTTTTCAGGGGCATCCTCATTGCTGTTATCTTGACCTCCATCTGTAGAATACCCNNNNNNNNNNNNNNNNNNNNNNNNNNNNNNNNNNNNNNNNNNNNNNNNNNNNNNNNNNNNNNNNNNNNNNNAATGAAACACAAGCAAATAAAGTAATAGAGCACAAGTATGGTCCAAAATCCAAACCCCAAAGTAGAATcaattattgtaataatttaatttccatACATAAACTGATCCAGAAACAGCATTCTGAATATGTAAGGATAATACATGTTGCCAAATAATATTAATGTACcaaaaaagtaaacaaaaagGCTTACGAAACTCTAGCTTAAACAAAATTAACTTTACTATTTGTGTCTGCTAGATATCTCTTATCCACTTCATCTAAAAACAAAGATAGAGTGCAAGCAGAAAATATCAAAAGCCCATATATATAAACCAAGCATGTATCAAATCTGATCTAAGNNNNNNNNNNNNNNNNNNNNNNNNNNNNNNNNNNNNNNNNNNNNNNNNNNNNNNNNNNNNNNNNNNNNNNNNNNNNNNNNNNNNNNNNNNNNNNNNNNNTATACTACCAAAGTATGCATGTTACCCCAGAATAGCTGTGGTCTATTATACATTTTCACAGTTATGCAAATAGAATCAATCACTCATTTTTAGCAAGGTACACAATACCTGAAGACCCATTTGTAAGAACAACAGCATTTTGGTTGTCAGTGCTCTTCTCTTCATTGGAGCTAGTACTGGCACCCTTAGTTGCCCAATTGCATCGTATCTGCCTATTTCCCAGCCATTTACCTATAAGAAGCAGGAAATAGCACAAGTTGGTAGAAACAAAAGTAAATGGCATgagattcaaaaataatttttaaaaaaaaaaaactaaaaaggaaCAGATGATTAAATCACTAACCTGTCATATCATTTATAGCACTTTGTGCATCCTGCATATACATTGCATAGAGacataattaaatacaaaaCTAACATAGCTACATTAAACCAAACTAACTTTGCAGAGTTTAACTTGGAAAATGCCATTCCAGTTCAGAACTTCAAATTGATCTTTATATATCCATAAATAAAGAAGCAGAAAACAATGTAATATAGTACAGCTTATGTAAAGTGGTTTTATGCTCCAAGCGACATTAAGTATTCTGATCTAGTCTAAGTTGGAAAACACTTGAATGATAGCCATCACCATGTCTATCATTGTGAGTATAATCATAATACAACTTAAGGAAGGAAAGAGACCATGTGCTAAAAAAGACTATAGGATAGATTATACTTTTGTCCTTAATGATGGGTTCTGGTATCAAATTTTCCTAGAACGTTCTTTGTTCCAATTTTCTATCTAAAGTTGTATAACATCCTCAATTTCACCCTTCCATTCATNNNNTCCCCCCCCCCCCTTCTTTTCCCATCATCTTCCTTCATTCCTCTCCTCCAACCCGTCTACTATCACCTCCACCACCATTACCACCACCTTCTCTCTCCCATCACCCTCCTTGCCATAGATGACCTTTCTCTTCAAGCAATCATCAACAGGTACATGGGTGGAAACTAGATACCTTTATATTGCTCTCCATGTAATTGATTGTATTAATATCTTTATGAAAGTCCCCCATATTTCTCATCAGCATCACAgaagaatataaaaagaatattttcaaGCCTAGCAGCACCATCGCCAAAATCAATTGAGAATTATCACCTCCCTCTCAGATGAGACcccaagagaaaaaaaaaaaagcacccATATGGGAATTTCAATACCTTAGAAATATACACTTAGGACCTTCTCTCCATTGTTAATTTCTTCAACTCTCAAATTTCCTACTAGCTTAAAAATCAACCTATCAATCTTCACCTAAGGCTTGTACCCCACTGACTAACATAGATTATCCATAATCAAGAGCTTTTTTCATAGAAAATATGCTCCTATGCAATAGAAgtctgcaaaaaaaaaaggatttcCTTTTGTGGTGTGTTTGAGGGTGGGTGGTTGACTTGGGGTGGGGGGTTGGTCTGAAGGTGTTTTGAAATGTTGGTACAAAATTGTGGGGAAAAAAATATGGGGTAAATTTGAAACCAAACCAAAAAGCTAGGGGAGAAAAAGTATACTTGGTTTtaccttaaaaaaattaaaaactattttcaaCCTTTTAGGAGGGTTTTTTGGTTTATCACTCTAGCACATTCGAGTACACAAAATAAGCATTACCTGATGATCACGGAAAGAAACAAAACCATATCCTTTTGAGCGCCCAGTTTTGTGATCCCACATAACCCTTGCATCCCTGCAATGAATACAATAGAGAATGAAAAGTAAGTTCCAAGGCCAGAGTATATTGCAACTTGCAGTACAGTAACCTGTTTAAGAGTTAACTGTCCACACCAATTATCAGCCTTCAACTGTCACTAACAATAATGACTAAGAGTACAGTCACCATCAGTCCATCTCAAAGAATAAACCTTGCTCTAGTGAacgaaaaaaatgaaatgaagaGGGGGGAAAAAAGCAATGAGGAACTCACGAACAACTAGGATAGACTGAGAAGCAAGCAAATAAAGTCGCATCAGTAACCTCTGGACTCAAATCACCAACAAATATATTGTAGTGCCCtgatgattttaaaataaaatgaaaaaaaaaaataaacaactaaaaataaaaaagaaaaataacacccccaaaaaggaacaaaagaaaatcatcataaGTCAAAGAAATACAAAtggagtgtgcttaagagtaaCCTGAAGTATCCTCTCTACTGCTATTGGCATATGCCCAATTCACCTTAAGTGCTTGACCATATCTGCAGGtaggaattaaaaaaattaaaaaacaaattaattaattagtgaaGTGCTGCAGCACATTAAGGAAAAGTCTAACAAACTTatcaaaattgaataattaacaTGACATCCACTAAGACATTACAATACATGTATATTGGCAACCATACAATAGGTGTATCAGTAAGAATGGCTATACACGGCAAGCCTCCACACAGTTCACATACCAATGCAAATATCGGAGATTCAAAATAACCAAGTGTAAAACATGATGCTTACAGTTGCCTTCCATGCAATGTCATTATCGCAAGGGCTGCAGATGCTCGATCATGATAGTCCACAAAACCATAAGAGGACTGGAAAACCAATGTGAATCAGAAAAGTGACACTAATCAGCAGAAACCAGAAACTAGAGAACAGATACAAGGGATAAGTTAATTCTGCTTCCCACAGCAGGACTGATGACAGCAATTCACATATAACATAACATGATTTAACGCAGTCTATGACCTTAGCTGCAGCATTTTCTATCAAGCTCTAAGCTTTCAGCATAGGCTATTCCAAGTAGAGAAGCCCATTTTCACTGCCTAAACATCATGATAGACAAGtgatcataattttttatggcAATGAGAAGGTACTAACNNNNNNNNNNNNNNNNNNNNNNACCCCCccccccccaaaaaaaaaaaaatcatcacaTCAAGGGAGGATTATAAAGAATGAAGTTGGTGAAAGAAAACTCTTTTGATATTGAAAGTTGGTCTCATCAAACATTTTCAGTTAGCTAAAGCCCCCACTTACCATATCCATATTCATTTTTCATAACTCATATTAGTAATATAGCATAGGAAAATACacaattctattttgtttttaaggtGATGCTTGTTAAAAGAGGAAGACGACGAAAACTATAAATGAAGATCATCAACTGAGAACATCAAGTTTAATACGGAAtcaaaccttttcttttcttatgagCTTGCACCCAGCCAGAGGACCAGCACTCTGAAAAACTTCTGCAAGAAGTTTATCCGTGACATTTACATGAATATTTCCTACATAACTGAAAGGACAGAGCCTCAGATTATTTAGGTGGCACCATACAAAAGCTGTATACTACTTCTGGTACACTGAAAACgtaaaagcagaaagaaatccAGCACTTACACACTACGGCATGAAGAAGTGTCAAACCCAGGGGGTAGATTTCCACCTGGAACTGGCTCCATCTGCTAAATTTCAAAACTAGAATGAATAAATAAGGAAAAGGGAAATGTCCAAG belongs to Arachis duranensis cultivar V14167 chromosome 8, aradu.V14167.gnm2.J7QH, whole genome shotgun sequence and includes:
- the LOC107463044 gene encoding RNA-binding protein 208 isoform X1 — encoded protein: MQHRLKLQQQQQQALMQQALLQQQQMYHPGMLAAAMSQQMEPVPGGNLPPGFDTSSCRSVYVGNIHVNVTDKLLAEVFQSAGPLAGCKLIRKEKSSYGFVDYHDRASAALAIMTLHGRQLYGQALKVNWAYANSSREDTSGHYNIFVGDLSPEVTDATLFACFSVYPSCSDARVMWDHKTGRSKGYGFVSFRDHQDAQSAINDMTGKWLGNRQIRCNWATKGASTSSNEEKSTDNQNAVVLTNGSSDGGQDNSNEDAPENNPAYTTVYVGNLPHDVTQAELHCQFHALGAGVIEEVRVQRDKGFGFVRYNTHEEAALAIQMANGRIVRGKSMKCSWGSKPTPPGTASNPLPPPAQPYQILPTAGMNQGYSPAELLAYQRQLALSQAAVSGLSGQALLQMSGQHGLAPASMGINSGGSQAMYDGYAGNSSRQQLMYYR
- the LOC107463044 gene encoding RNA-binding protein 208 isoform X2; translation: MQHRLKLQQQQQQALMQQALLQQQQMYHPGMLAAAMSQMEPVPGGNLPPGFDTSSCRSVYVGNIHVNVTDKLLAEVFQSAGPLAGCKLIRKEKSSYGFVDYHDRASAALAIMTLHGRQLYGQALKVNWAYANSSREDTSGHYNIFVGDLSPEVTDATLFACFSVYPSCSDARVMWDHKTGRSKGYGFVSFRDHQDAQSAINDMTGKWLGNRQIRCNWATKGASTSSNEEKSTDNQNAVVLTNGSSDGGQDNSNEDAPENNPAYTTVYVGNLPHDVTQAELHCQFHALGAGVIEEVRVQRDKGFGFVRYNTHEEAALAIQMANGRIVRGKSMKCSWGSKPTPPGTASNPLPPPAQPYQILPTAGMNQGYSPAELLAYQRQLALSQAAVSGLSGQALLQMSGQHGLAPASMGINSGGSQAMYDGYAGNSSRQQLMYYR